One Melanotaenia boesemani isolate fMelBoe1 chromosome 8, fMelBoe1.pri, whole genome shotgun sequence DNA segment encodes these proteins:
- the imp3 gene encoding U3 small nucleolar ribonucleoprotein protein IMP3 isoform X1, which translates to MVRKLKYHEQKLLKKVDFINWEVDNNLHEVRVLRRFHIEKREDYTKYNKLSRNIRDLVKKIRDLDEKDGFRAQSTHQLLEKLYSIGLIPTRQNLALTEKVTASSFCRRRLPCIMLSLSMAQNLKTAITFIEQGHVRVGPDIVTDPAFLVTRNMEDFVTWVDSSKIKQHVMNYNEERDDFDLTA; encoded by the exons ATGGTTCGTAAATTAAAATATCATGAACAGAAGCTGTTAAAAAAAGTTGATTTCATCAACTGGGAGGTCGACAACAACCTCCACGAGGTTAGGGTGTTGCGGAGGTTTCACATCGAAAAGAGGGAAGACTACACCAA GTACAACAAGTTGAGCCGTAACATCAGAGATCTGGTGAAGAAAATCAGAGACCTGGATGAGAAGGATGGCTTCAGAGCTCAGAGCACACACCAGTTATTAGAAAAGCT GTACAGCATTGGCCTCATCCCCACCAGACAGAATCTGGCACTCACAGAGAAAGTCACAGCTTCCTCATTCTGcag GAGGCGGCTGCCCTGCATCATGCTGAGCCTCAGTATGGCTCAGAACCTGAAGACGGCCATTACTTTCATAGAGCAAGGAC ATGTGCGTGTTGGCCCAGACATTGTCACAGACCCAGCGTTTCTAGTTACCAG AAATATGGAAGACTTTGTCACCTGGGTGGACTCCTCGAAGATCAAACAGCATGTCATGAATTATAATGAGGAG agGGACGACTTTGATCTGACGGCATAA
- the imp3 gene encoding U3 small nucleolar ribonucleoprotein protein IMP3 isoform X2 — MVRKLKYHEQKLLKKVDFINWEVDNNLHEVRVLRRFHIEKREDYTKYNKLSRNIRDLVKKIRDLDEKDGFRAQSTHQLLEKLYSIGLIPTRQNLALTEKVTASSFCRRRLPCIMLSLSMAQNLKTAITFIEQGHVRVGPDIVTDPAFLVTRGTTLI; from the exons ATGGTTCGTAAATTAAAATATCATGAACAGAAGCTGTTAAAAAAAGTTGATTTCATCAACTGGGAGGTCGACAACAACCTCCACGAGGTTAGGGTGTTGCGGAGGTTTCACATCGAAAAGAGGGAAGACTACACCAA GTACAACAAGTTGAGCCGTAACATCAGAGATCTGGTGAAGAAAATCAGAGACCTGGATGAGAAGGATGGCTTCAGAGCTCAGAGCACACACCAGTTATTAGAAAAGCT GTACAGCATTGGCCTCATCCCCACCAGACAGAATCTGGCACTCACAGAGAAAGTCACAGCTTCCTCATTCTGcag GAGGCGGCTGCCCTGCATCATGCTGAGCCTCAGTATGGCTCAGAACCTGAAGACGGCCATTACTTTCATAGAGCAAGGAC ATGTGCGTGTTGGCCCAGACATTGTCACAGACCCAGCGTTTCTAGTTACCAG agGGACGACTTTGATCTGA
- the sec22ba gene encoding vesicle-trafficking protein SEC22b-A: MILLTMIVRVADGLPLAASIQEDEQSGRDLQQYQSQAKQLCRKLNGQSPDRCTLEAGAMNFHYVIARGVCYLSLCEASFPKKMAFAYLEDLHNEFYDQYGRRVPTVTRPYSFIEFDTYIQKAKKMYVDSRARRNLGNINTELQDVQRIMVANIEEVLQRGEALSALDTKASNLSSLSKKYRSDAKYLNTRSTYAKVAAIAVVFLTLIIYVRFWWL, from the exons ATGATCTTACTGACGATGATAGTTCGTGTAGCGGACGGACTTCCGCTGGCCGCGTCCATACAGGAGGATGAACAG TCTGGAAGAGACCTACAGCAGTACCAGAGCCAGGCCAAGCAGCTGTGCCGTAAATTGAATGGTCAGAGTCCGGACCGCTGCACACTGGAGGCCGGGGCCATGAACTTCCa TTATGTAATAGCCCGGGGTGTTTGCTACCTGTCCCTCTGTGAGGCGTCCTTTCCTAAAAAGATGGCTTTTGCGTATCTCGAAGACCTCCACAACGAATTCTATGACCAGTACGGAAGAAGAGTGCCCACAGTAACGAGGCCGTACTCCTTCATTGAGTTTG ATACGTACATCCAGAAAGCAAAGAAGATGTACGTGGACAGCAGAGCCCGGAGGAACTTGGGCAATATTAACACGGAGCTGCAGGACGTCCAGAGGATTATGGTAGCAAATATTGAGGAAGTTCTGCAGAGAGGAGAAGCTCTTTCTG CTCTGGACACGAAAGCCAGCAATCTGTCCAGCTTGTCGAAAAAGTACCGCAGCGATGCCAAATACCTCAACACCCGCTCCACGTATGCCAAGGTGGCCGCCATAGCCGTGGTCTTCCTCACACTCATCATCTATGTGCGGTTCTGGTGGCTTTGA